A single region of the Pontibacter kalidii genome encodes:
- a CDS encoding trimeric intracellular cation channel family protein: MVIISGIDFTDVLDLVGTFAFATSGIRLASGKNIDWFGAYIIGLVTAIGGGTIRDLLLDVTPFWMTDASYLITTGVAFLAAILFKNTLLRWGNTLFLFDTIGLGLFTIVGIGKSLDAGLPFWVCILMGAITGSVGGVIRDVLINEVPLLFRKDIYALACIAGGFAYFLCYQFNLPNAVTELSAVLTVITIRVMAVKFHIQLPILNLDDTEKEG, translated from the coding sequence ATGGTGATTATCTCCGGAATAGATTTTACAGATGTCTTAGACCTTGTAGGGACCTTCGCCTTTGCGACAAGCGGTATCAGGCTGGCTTCCGGCAAGAACATAGATTGGTTTGGGGCCTACATCATCGGGCTGGTCACAGCTATTGGCGGTGGTACAATCAGGGATCTGCTGCTGGACGTTACCCCTTTCTGGATGACGGATGCATCTTACCTGATCACGACAGGGGTAGCGTTTCTGGCAGCCATCCTCTTTAAAAATACACTGTTGCGATGGGGCAACACGTTGTTTCTGTTCGATACCATCGGGCTTGGGCTATTCACCATTGTGGGTATTGGCAAGAGCCTGGATGCGGGGCTACCCTTTTGGGTGTGTATCCTGATGGGCGCCATCACGGGTTCGGTAGGCGGGGTTATCCGGGACGTGCTGATTAACGAGGTGCCGTTGCTGTTTCGGAAAGATATCTACGCCCTTGCCTGCATAGCCGGCGGCTTCGCCTATTTCTTGTGCTACCAGTTTAATCTCCCGAACGCCGTTACCGAGCTGTCCGCTGTGCTGACAGTGATTACCATTAGAGTGATGGCCGTAAAATTCCACATACAACTGCCCATACTTAATTTGGATGACACGGAGAAAGAAGGTTAA
- a CDS encoding DUF6660 family protein — MKVVTVILALLTLVLSVSPCCISDNCATEVKTEQADHPEDAADACSPFYSCSSCIGFTLADTTAETASLITPTHNLFAEFGQRHIPQFYHSIWQPPRLS, encoded by the coding sequence GTGAAGGTAGTGACTGTCATACTAGCCCTGTTAACCTTGGTGCTCTCGGTTTCCCCCTGCTGCATCTCCGATAACTGCGCCACCGAGGTTAAAACCGAGCAAGCGGATCATCCTGAAGACGCGGCTGACGCCTGCTCTCCCTTTTACAGTTGCTCCTCCTGCATCGGTTTCACATTGGCGGACACCACCGCTGAAACGGCTTCGCTTATTACCCCGACACACAACCTGTTTGCAGAATTCGGGCAAAGGCACATTCCGCAGTTCTATCATTCCATCTGGCAGCCTCCCAGGCTAAGCTA
- a CDS encoding Pycsar system effector family protein, translating to MEDQTIIKQAGEYVFRLFKDRLSRKLVYHNYKHTFETVAEAQDLGKRSNLAEDKLQDLSLAAWFHDTGYVNTYDGHEAESVLIATEWLQEKQYPQERIHLITEMIMATKHDQEPETLLQELLVDADMANIGKDTFFATAELLRVEWEIFQDKFFTDGEWEQFQMDFLLSTTFHTNQAQRKFASQLGLNIQEQRSRLSKEIEKKKKEEKKSHKTLAQPKRGIETMFRNTYRTHLDLSAIADNKANMMISLNAIIISVIITYLSAKTSTVGTDYTTHRTFLIPISILLLTTLGSVIFAIISAQPEVTSFTFKKKKNKKLDTRKVNLLFFGNFTNLPLEEFQQGMHDIMRDKKSLYNNMITDIYYLGEVLDRKYKILRVSYTIFMVGLVLTVMGFVFAVVTSS from the coding sequence ATGGAAGACCAGACAATTATAAAGCAAGCCGGGGAGTATGTCTTCAGGCTTTTTAAGGATAGGCTCTCAAGAAAGCTCGTTTATCATAACTACAAACATACCTTTGAGACAGTAGCCGAGGCACAGGACCTTGGCAAGCGCAGCAACCTGGCAGAAGACAAGCTGCAGGACCTTTCTCTGGCCGCCTGGTTTCATGACACCGGCTATGTAAACACCTACGACGGGCACGAGGCGGAAAGCGTGCTGATCGCTACCGAATGGCTGCAGGAGAAGCAGTACCCTCAGGAACGTATCCATCTGATCACGGAAATGATCATGGCTACCAAGCACGACCAGGAGCCCGAGACACTTTTGCAGGAACTGCTGGTGGATGCCGACATGGCCAACATTGGCAAGGACACGTTCTTTGCCACGGCTGAGCTGCTGCGCGTGGAGTGGGAGATCTTCCAGGATAAATTCTTTACCGACGGCGAGTGGGAGCAGTTTCAAATGGACTTCCTGCTTTCCACCACCTTCCATACCAACCAGGCACAGCGCAAGTTTGCCTCGCAGCTGGGGCTGAACATACAGGAGCAGCGCAGCCGCCTGAGCAAGGAGATTGAAAAGAAGAAAAAGGAGGAGAAGAAGAGCCACAAAACGCTGGCCCAGCCCAAGCGCGGCATTGAGACAATGTTCCGCAACACCTACCGCACGCACCTGGACCTGAGCGCGATCGCCGACAACAAGGCGAACATGATGATCAGCCTCAACGCCATCATTATCTCGGTGATCATCACGTACCTCAGCGCCAAAACATCAACTGTCGGCACCGACTATACCACGCACCGCACCTTCCTTATCCCGATCAGCATTCTGCTGCTCACCACGCTGGGCTCCGTTATTTTCGCCATTATTTCGGCACAGCCGGAGGTAACCAGCTTCACGTTCAAGAAAAAGAAAAATAAGAAGCTGGACACCCGCAAAGTGAACCTGCTGTTTTTCGGCAACTTCACCAACCTGCCGCTGGAGGAGTTCCAGCAAGGCATGCACGACATCATGCGCGACAAGAAATCGCTGTACAACAACATGATCACCGATATTTACTACTTGGGCGAGGTACTGGACCGCAAGTATAAGATCCTGCGCGTCTCCTATACTATCTTTATGGTGGGCCTGGTGCTTACCGTCATGGGCTTTGTGTTTGCCGTAGTTACCTCCTCCTGA